The following are encoded in a window of Sphaerisporangium siamense genomic DNA:
- a CDS encoding RDD family protein: protein MEAAGAGPPYGGPDDPPYGGHAPPYGYGRDDPPYGRRAAPLGGRWRRLVAGVLDLLIVGVLTSPFSATAIERTPRGALAAVHTRNGLLIALIWFLYFWLLTAFWHGQTLGKRLMRLRVVQDPTQEPVTPGQAAVREAVYGIFSAVCCLGLLDLLWILFDGKKHALHDKAASTIVVDA, encoded by the coding sequence ATGGAAGCAGCCGGGGCCGGGCCGCCGTACGGAGGACCGGATGATCCACCGTACGGCGGCCACGCCCCGCCCTACGGTTACGGCAGGGACGACCCGCCCTACGGCCGCAGGGCGGCGCCGCTCGGCGGCCGGTGGCGGCGCCTGGTGGCCGGCGTGCTGGATCTGCTCATCGTGGGCGTGCTGACCTCGCCGTTCTCCGCCACCGCGATCGAGCGGACCCCGCGCGGCGCCCTGGCCGCCGTGCACACCCGCAACGGGCTGCTGATCGCGCTGATCTGGTTCCTCTACTTCTGGCTGCTGACCGCGTTCTGGCACGGGCAGACCCTCGGCAAGAGACTCATGCGCCTGCGCGTCGTCCAGGACCCGACCCAGGAACCGGTCACCCCCGGACAGGCCGCCGTCCGCGAGGCGGTGTACGGCATCTTCAGCGCGGTGTGTTGCCTCGGTCTGCTGGACCTTTTGTGGATTCTCTTCGATGGAAAGAAGCATGCTTTACATGACAAAGCAGCCTCGACCATCGTCGTAGATGCCTGA
- the hppD gene encoding 4-hydroxyphenylpyruvate dioxygenase, with protein sequence MDSVVFAVGNAKQAAHYYSTAFGMRLVAYKGPETGSRDEAAYVLTSGSARFVLKGSLRPGTDLADHVARHSDGVIDLALDVPDVEAAYAHAVAAGARGLAEPHTIEDDHGKVVVAAIATYGETRHTLVDRSNYSGPYLPGYVAAEPIVAPPEKRFFQAIDHCVGNVELGKMDEWVEFYRRVMGFTNMAEFVGDDIATEYSALMSKVVANGTRKVKFPLNEPAISRKKSQIDEYLDFYYGPGVQHIALATNDIIGTVERMRAAGVEFLNTPDSYYEDPELRARIGEVRAPVEELQKHRILVDRDEDGYLLQIFTKPVQDRPTVFFELIERHGSLGFGKGNFKALFEAIEREQDRRGNL encoded by the coding sequence ATGGATTCGGTCGTCTTCGCGGTGGGCAACGCCAAGCAGGCCGCCCACTACTACTCCACGGCGTTCGGCATGCGTCTGGTGGCCTACAAGGGGCCGGAGACGGGAAGCCGCGACGAGGCGGCATACGTGCTCACCTCGGGCAGCGCCCGCTTCGTCCTGAAGGGTTCCCTGCGGCCGGGCACCGATCTCGCCGACCACGTGGCCCGGCACAGCGACGGCGTCATCGACCTCGCCCTGGACGTCCCCGACGTCGAGGCCGCCTACGCGCACGCGGTGGCGGCCGGGGCGCGCGGCCTCGCCGAGCCGCACACGATCGAGGACGACCACGGCAAGGTCGTGGTGGCGGCCATCGCGACCTACGGCGAGACCCGGCACACCCTGGTCGACCGGTCCAACTACAGCGGCCCCTACCTGCCCGGCTACGTCGCGGCCGAGCCGATCGTGGCGCCGCCGGAGAAGCGGTTCTTCCAGGCCATCGACCACTGCGTGGGCAACGTCGAGCTCGGCAAGATGGACGAGTGGGTGGAGTTCTACAGGCGGGTCATGGGCTTCACCAACATGGCGGAGTTCGTCGGCGACGACATCGCGACCGAGTACTCGGCGCTGATGTCCAAGGTCGTCGCCAACGGCACCCGCAAGGTCAAGTTCCCGCTCAACGAGCCGGCGATCAGCCGGAAGAAGTCCCAGATCGACGAGTACCTGGACTTCTACTATGGCCCGGGCGTCCAGCACATCGCGCTCGCCACCAACGACATCATCGGCACGGTCGAGCGAATGCGCGCCGCGGGCGTCGAGTTCCTCAACACGCCCGACTCCTACTACGAGGACCCCGAGCTGCGCGCCCGCATCGGCGAGGTCCGCGCCCCCGTGGAAGAGCTGCAGAAGCACCGCATCCTGGTGGACCGCGACGAGGACGGCTACCTGCTGCAGATCTTCACCAAGCCCGTGCAGGACCGTCCGACCGTGTTCTTCGAGCTCATCGAGCGGCACGGCTCCCTGGGCTTCGGCAAGGGCAACTTCAAGGCGCTGTTCGAGGCCATCGAGCGCGAGCAGGACCGCCGCGGCAACCTGTGA